In one Syntrophales bacterium genomic region, the following are encoded:
- a CDS encoding response regulator codes for MIVVVVDDEEGVRRSLKKVLQQDGYEVLLAEDGEKAIRIVEEDRNEIEIVISDYKMPGIDGLETLIIIGRLNPEIARIILTGYATMESAIEAVNAGIDGFLTKPFDNRELCVKVKEYYLKKRLKQFVSEPVFKALQREGAAIKPRKLEVTVLFCDIRDFTSLAEELEPKELSDLLNMYYFAPLDRIVYDHRGTLDKHIGDSIMVIFGAPREEPDDALRAVKAAVRMIEEVERVNEKISIRGKKISIGIGISTGEVMAGMFGSHLKKEYTVFGKTVNMASRLEHLAKGGQILICDRTFEKVREMVKAKSVEIPEVKGFRRSIVAYEVVGLNA; via the coding sequence ATGATTGTAGTCGTAGTTGACGACGAGGAAGGTGTCCGTCGCTCCCTCAAAAAAGTCCTGCAGCAGGATGGATATGAAGTCCTTCTTGCAGAAGATGGGGAAAAGGCAATACGAATTGTTGAAGAGGATCGAAACGAAATTGAAATTGTGATTTCTGATTACAAGATGCCAGGCATTGACGGATTAGAAACCCTTATTATCATCGGTAGATTGAATCCCGAAATAGCAAGGATCATTCTCACTGGTTATGCCACTATGGAAAGTGCAATCGAGGCGGTAAATGCTGGGATCGATGGTTTTCTTACGAAGCCTTTCGACAATAGAGAGTTATGCGTTAAAGTGAAAGAATACTACCTGAAAAAACGCCTCAAACAGTTCGTATCAGAACCTGTTTTTAAGGCACTTCAGAGGGAAGGGGCTGCGATTAAGCCGCGCAAGCTGGAAGTGACAGTACTGTTCTGCGATATAAGGGATTTTACAAGCCTAGCCGAAGAGCTTGAACCTAAGGAACTTTCCGATTTGCTGAACATGTATTACTTTGCTCCTCTTGATAGGATTGTTTACGATCATAGGGGAACTTTGGACAAACACATCGGGGATAGTATTATGGTTATATTTGGGGCCCCAAGAGAAGAACCTGATGATGCTCTAAGGGCTGTAAAGGCAGCTGTCAGGATGATAGAAGAAGTGGAGAGGGTAAATGAGAAAATCTCAATAAGGGGGAAAAAGATCTCCATTGGAATCGGTATAAGTACAGGAGAGGTAATGGCTGGTATGTTTGGTTCGCATTTGAAGAAAGAATACACGGTGTTCGGCAAGACTGTAAATATGGCATCGAGACTGGAACATTTGGCTAAAGGGGGACAGATATTGATCTGCGATAGAACCTTTGAGAAGGTGCGAGAGATGGTTAAGGCAAAATCCGTTGAAATTCCAGAAGTAAAAGGATTTCGGAGAAGTATCGTCGCCTATGAAGTTGTTGGACTGAATGCGTAA
- a CDS encoding long-chain fatty acid--CoA ligase, protein MDIIKGFPATSQDDYQLNMINILKHAVRNFAKQEIVTRKQDGLFRYSYKEAYVRVKKLANALKGIGVKIGDRVGVLEWNTHRYFEMDFAIPGMGAVLLQLNLRLSPPELSFVVNHAEASFICVDETLIPIAEAISPMCNTVKGWIILTDKNLGDVKTKLQPIFSYEDLINHASEDIEWPNLDERSAYAACYTTGTTGNPKGVYYSHRDVYLHSLAIALNVELTYRDCFFQLVPMFHAMGWGTPQASVLVGAKLLLPGRYTADELGPLVDLMISEKVTVGDGAPAIFMPMLEYIRKMPEKPDFRGVRLISGATEPPVALMKGFHDLTGAEIIHAYGATETTPLVTINRLKPWLEKTLSEEERWDLKRKQGYPVVGLDLKIVDFEGRELPQDGKSAGEILIRGPWITAKYYNAPGTESQFTEDGYWKSGDVGTMDEEGYVKITDRVKDLIKSGGEWISSVDMENELVSHPAVMESAVVGVAHPKWEERPVALVVLRAEYKEKTSKEDILAHLSKRFAKWQLPEVVLFVDAIPKTSVGKIDKKVIREQYKDIYFK, encoded by the coding sequence ATGGATATTATTAAGGGATTTCCGGCCACATCGCAGGATGACTATCAGTTAAATATGATCAACATATTGAAACACGCTGTCAGGAATTTTGCAAAACAGGAAATCGTCACAAGAAAACAGGATGGTTTATTTCGTTACAGTTACAAAGAGGCATACGTAAGGGTAAAGAAACTAGCAAATGCCCTAAAAGGAATTGGGGTGAAGATAGGGGATAGGGTTGGCGTTTTGGAATGGAACACCCATAGATATTTTGAGATGGATTTTGCCATACCTGGTATGGGGGCAGTGCTCCTTCAGTTGAACCTAAGATTATCACCCCCAGAACTAAGCTTTGTGGTAAATCATGCAGAGGCGTCATTCATCTGTGTGGATGAGACGTTGATACCTATTGCAGAAGCTATCTCTCCTATGTGCAACACCGTGAAGGGATGGATAATTCTCACTGATAAAAATCTTGGCGATGTTAAAACCAAGCTTCAACCCATTTTCAGTTACGAAGATCTAATTAACCACGCTTCGGAGGATATCGAGTGGCCGAACTTGGATGAAAGATCTGCCTATGCTGCCTGCTATACCACTGGAACAACTGGCAATCCAAAGGGTGTTTATTATTCCCACAGAGACGTTTATCTACACTCATTAGCAATTGCCCTAAACGTGGAACTTACATATCGAGATTGTTTCTTCCAGCTTGTACCCATGTTTCATGCTATGGGTTGGGGTACACCACAGGCGTCAGTTCTGGTGGGTGCAAAGTTGTTGCTTCCCGGCCGTTATACTGCCGACGAACTTGGTCCACTCGTTGATCTTATGATCAGTGAGAAGGTAACTGTTGGTGATGGCGCGCCAGCTATCTTTATGCCCATGCTTGAGTACATTCGCAAAATGCCAGAAAAGCCTGATTTTAGAGGCGTTAGACTGATCTCTGGTGCTACGGAACCGCCTGTAGCTTTGATGAAAGGTTTTCATGATCTCACTGGCGCTGAGATAATCCATGCGTACGGTGCAACAGAAACAACTCCCCTTGTAACCATCAATCGTCTGAAACCGTGGCTGGAAAAAACGCTGTCAGAGGAGGAGCGATGGGATCTCAAACGAAAACAGGGTTACCCGGTAGTTGGACTTGATCTTAAGATAGTGGATTTTGAAGGAAGGGAACTTCCTCAGGACGGTAAATCGGCAGGGGAAATTCTCATTCGCGGTCCGTGGATTACAGCGAAATATTACAACGCACCGGGAACAGAATCACAGTTTACGGAGGATGGATATTGGAAAAGTGGCGATGTGGGTACGATGGATGAAGAGGGATACGTAAAGATCACAGACAGAGTTAAGGATTTAATTAAGAGCGGAGGGGAATGGATATCGTCAGTAGATATGGAAAACGAGCTTGTTTCACATCCAGCAGTTATGGAATCAGCTGTGGTGGGGGTTGCACATCCTAAATGGGAGGAGAGACCTGTTGCTCTTGTGGTTTTGCGCGCCGAATATAAAGAAAAAACTTCAAAAGAAGATATCTTAGCCCACCTCTCAAAGAGATTTGCCAAATGGCAGTTACCAGAGGTTGTTCTATTTGTTGATGCTATCCCCAAAACAAGTGT